In Hahella sp. HNIBRBA332, the genomic window CAATGGGGCTTTGTTGGCGGTGGACAATTGTTTTTGTACACCGGTGCTGCAAAAGCCGCTGAGTCTGGGGGCGGACCTGGTGATCCACTCCGCGACCAAATACCTCGACGGACAGGGCCGTTGTCTGGGGGGCGCAGTAGTGGGCGACTCCGCGTTAACGTCGGAAGTGCTGGCGTTTCTGCGCTCTGGCGGTTTCACCATGAGCCCCTTTAACGCCTGGGTGTTTTTGAAGGGCCTGGAGACTCTGCCTATTCGGATGAAGGCGCATTGTGAGAACGGCATGCGGGTCGCGCAGTGGTTGAATGAACAAAGCTGGGTGGAGAAAGTGCACTACTGCGGACTGTCTGACCATCCTGGTCATGAACTGGCTACGCGTCAGCAGAAAGGCTATGGCGGAGTGCTGTCATTCAAGGTAAAAGGCGGTAGAGAAGAGGCCTGGGCGTTTATCGACAATACCAAGTGGATCTCCATCACCGCCAATCTGGGGGATGTGAAGTCTACGATGACGCATCCGGCGACCACGACTCATGGTCGCCTTTCCGAGGACGACAAGGCGTTGGCGGGTATTTCCGAGAATCTGATTCGTCTCTGCGTGGGACTTGAGGATTTTGAGGATATTCGTGACGATCTGCTGTCCGGCGCGGCGGCGTTGGGCGCTTGATTTTAGGCGCCGGGGCTGCGCAAAGCCCTGGCGTTTTTTGTCTGATCCCGCCAGAAGACGATCTGTAGCCTGCC contains:
- a CDS encoding O-succinylhomoserine sulfhydrylase, translated to MSGRKTETRELLLPPEVDWRDATQAIRAGQIRTQEQEHAEVIYPTSSYVFKSAAEAAATFAGDNPGNVYSRYTNPTVRMFEERLAALEGAENCVATASGMAAIVSACMALLKSGDHVICSRNVFGTTHAVFDKYMKKFGVETTFVPLTDMDGWRGAIKSNTRLLFIETPSNPLNEVADIASLAQLAHANGALLAVDNCFCTPVLQKPLSLGADLVIHSATKYLDGQGRCLGGAVVGDSALTSEVLAFLRSGGFTMSPFNAWVFLKGLETLPIRMKAHCENGMRVAQWLNEQSWVEKVHYCGLSDHPGHELATRQQKGYGGVLSFKVKGGREEAWAFIDNTKWISITANLGDVKSTMTHPATTTHGRLSEDDKALAGISENLIRLCVGLEDFEDIRDDLLSGAAALGA